A stretch of Rhododendron vialii isolate Sample 1 chromosome 4a, ASM3025357v1 DNA encodes these proteins:
- the LOC131323433 gene encoding ankyrin repeat-containing protein At5g02620-like, with the protein MSDILLSEWPYSTKGPDGLNAMHASRDYCGEIVSLLIRENPDLMRQLDNRGKAAIHHAVEAHCWVILFRMLHADASMALFPDADGYTPLLRAASGGNWEFCKWILMRCPESIEARNHQGQNALHLGKVELSGAGQYIPEMWELLNVGDDEGNTPLHLAVKENQYEKALLLTSSASIDLGAVNNQGLTALDLCESDCEHYTTKVQAFHSKSLESPHQSAVHGHRTPCETHS; encoded by the exons ATGTCGGATATTTTATTATCAGAATGGCCATACAGCACAAAAGGCCCCGACGGACTGAATGCGATGCATGCTTCACGAGATTATTGTG GTGAAATTGTTTCTTTACTAATACGAGAAAACCCGGATCTAATGAGACAATTGGACAACCGCGGAAAGGCAGCCATTCACCATGCAGTAGAAGCACATTGTTGGGTTATCCTTTTTCGAATGTTGCACGCCGACGCTTCCATGGCCCTTTTTCCCGATGCCGATGGTTACACCCCTCTCCTTAGAGCAGCGAGTGGAGGGAATTGGGAATTTTGTAAGTGGATACTCATGAGATGTCCAGAATCAATCGAGGCACGCAATCATCAAGGTCAAAACGCACTTCATCTTGGCAAAGTGGAGCTGTCCGGTGCCGGCCAATACATTCCAGAAATGTGGGAGCTTCTTAATGTAGGTGATGATGAAGGAAACACGCCTTTGCATCTGGCAgtaaaagaaaatcaatatgAGAAGGCTTTGTTATTAACTTCTTCGGCTTCAATTGATTTGGGAGCTGTCAACAACCAAGGTCTTACAGCCTTAGACCTTTGCGAGTCAGATTGTGAGCATTATACCACAAAGGTACAAGCTTTTCATTCAAAAAGTTTAGAGTCACCGCACCAAAGTGCGGTGCACGGCCACCGCACGCCGTGTGAGACCCACTCCTGA